The following is a genomic window from Burkholderia oklahomensis C6786.
CTGCTGATCGCGGCCGACTTCGCGGTGCCACGCACGACGATTGCGCGCCCGCTGCTGCGCGAGCGGTACGTGATGGCGCAGCGCAAAGGGCATCCGGGCGGGCTCGCGCCGCCTGGCCTCGATGCGTACTGCGCGCTCCGGCACGTGATCGTGTCGGGCGACGGCGGCGGCTTTCACGGCTTCATGGACGACCGCCCGCGCGAGCTGAGGCGCACGCGGTTCGTCGCGGCGTCGGTGCGGCAGTACCATCTCGCTCCGCTCGTGCTCGAAGCGACCGACGACGTGTGCGCGCTGCCCGAGCGCTTCCTGACGCGCTTCGCCGAGCGGCTCGATCTGCTGCCGCTGCCCGTCGAAGTCGAAGGCTTCGCGCTCGCCGCCGCTTGGCATCCGCGGCTTTAGGCCGATCCCGCGCATCGCTGGCTGCGCGACGAGCTGTCCGCCGTCGTCCGGCGGCGCACGGACGAGCCGGAACCGGAACCGGAGCCGGAGCCGGAACCGGAACCGGAGCCGGAGCCGGAGCCGGAGCCGGAGCCGGAGCCGGAGCCAGAGCCAGAGCCGGAACCCGCACCGGGCGACGACGCGCGGGCGGCGGGGTCTCGAGCGCGGCGCATCCGTCGGTAGATGCGCCGACGCCGGGCGAGCGACGAAGCGCCGAACCTTGGCGCATCGCCCCGCTCCCCACTGTCACAAAATCCCGGCCTGCCGCGTCTTGGAGATTCCAACCGTCAGCCATTCGAGCAATCAGATGAACATGAACGAAACATCCCGACCGACGCCGTCCGACGAACCGTTCACCGCGCTGCGCCCGCGTCTCTTCTCGATCGCGTACCGGATGCTCGGCACGCGCGCCGACGCCGAGGACGTGCTGCAGGACGCGTGGCTGCGCTGGCACCAGGCCGACCACGACGCGCTCGACTCGGCCGAGGCGTGGCTCGTCACCGTCGTCACCCGGCTGTCGATCGACAGGCTGCGCGCCGCGAAGGCGCAGCGCGACGCGTACGTCGGCTGGTGGCTGCCCGAGCCGCTCGTCGACGTGGACGAGCGCACGCCGGAGGCCGCGGCCGAGTTCGCCGACGACCTGTCGGTCGCGCTGCTGTGGGTGCTCGAGCGGCTGTCGCCCGAGGAACGCGCGGCGTTCCTGCTGCGTCAGGCGTTCGAGCGCGACTACGCGGAGATCGCGCAGTTGCTCGACAAGAGCGAGGCCGCGTGCCGGCAGCTCGTCCATCGCGCGTCGACGCGCGTCCAGCAGGAGCACCGGCGCTTCGACGTGACGCGCGATCGGCACCGGCAGCTCGTCGAGCGCTTCGCGCGGGCCGCCGCGAGCGGCGAGCGCAGCGCGATCCAGGCGCTCCTCGCCGACGACGTCGAGCTCGTCGGAGACGGCGGCGGCAAGGTGCCGTCGTTCTTCAAGGTGCTGCGCGGCGCGCTCCGGATCGCGAATCTGTATTGGGTCGTCGGCAGACGCAACGTCGGGCGGATCGAGTACCGGCTCGCGCAGATCAACGGCGAGCCGGGCCTGCTGCGCTTCATCGACGGGCAGATCGAATCCGCGCAGGCGTTCGTCACCGACGGCGCGCGGATCGTCGCGATCTACGCGGTGCGCAATCCGGACAAGCTCGCGCACATTCCGACCGGCGACAAGTGAACGCCGCGGCGGCGCGCGGCGCAATCGCGCTTGCGCGATGTCTCGCGCGACGCCCGCCGCGCCAGGACCGGATAGGGCTGGCCCGGCTCGCCTCGGTTCGCCTCAATTCGGTTCAATTCGCCTCAATTCGGTTCAGCTCGTACTCGACATCGTACGGCACGGCCCGAAGACCATCCCATCGTCCGAACGGCCATCGATGCAGACCGCGTCGCGCCCCCGCCCCGCGACGCCTCCTCGCAAGAACCTGTCACAAACGCGCGACGTACCGCGTCTTGTAGGCGAGAGGGCCGTATTGGACGGCCCCACCCTCCCGAGGAAACCGATCATGGCACACGCCCCCCGCCTTCCGTACCCCAAGCTCGCATCGAAGTCGTTCAACGCGCTGCTCCATCTGTCCGAAACCGTATGGAGCGGCTCGCTCGACAAGCGGCTCGTCGATCTCGTGTTCCTGCGCGTGTCGCAGATCAACGGCTGCGCGTACTGCATCGACATGCACTGGCGCGATCTCGTGCGGCTCGGCGTCGACCAGCGGCACCTGAACGCCGTCGCCGGCTGGCGCGAGGCGCCCTTCTTCGACGCGCGCGAGCGCATCGCGCTGCAATGGGCGGAAAGCGTCGCGCGGATTCCGCACACGGACCCGAGCGACGCGGCGTTCGCGGAGCTGCAGACGCACTTCTCCGACGCCGAAATCGCGGAACTCGGTTTCGCGATCGCGACCATCAATGCATGGAACCTGCTCAACGTCAGCTTCAGGAATCCGATTCCGGAAACGGTGTAAGCGAACGCCGGGCGGCCGGGCGTCGCATGCTGAAGAAAGCGCCCGGCCCCCGCCGTTTTGGCGTTCGGCGGCCAGCGGCCGACATCTGGCTCTCGGTGCCCTGGGCTCCGGATTCGTTCGTGGTCGGTCGACGATCGATGCGACGGCCCGGCCGCGCCGAATGCCGAGCCTCCCGACCGTCGGGCCGAGGGCGGCCGCCGACTCGCCCGCCGCACGCGAAGGAATCGCGGACCGCACGACGCGATACGGCGGATCATCCGCCTGCGTCATCCACCATTCGGCCCCATCCGTCCCCCGCCCCACCGCCGCCCGCACGGGCGTACCATTCCGTTCAGACGCCCGGAACCGGCATGCGCCGCGCGCTGTCGTCGCCGTTTTCCCGGCCCGTATTCCTCACAGGTTAAACTCTGTCCTCCCGCGATGCCCTCCGGGCGTCAGCCATCATCGACAGCCATGCCGCCCATGCGGCCTGCACCAGTCCATGGAGTATTTCTTGATGAGCGGCGGATTCCCGCATTCTGCCTTCCGTTTCCCCCGTCCCGTCGCCACTGCGGCTCCCGTCGTCCTCGCCACGCTCGCGCTGTCCGGCTGTGCGCTGTTCCGCGCGCCGCAAGCGCCCGCGCCGGTCGTCGAAGCGGTCGCCGTGCCCGTCGAGCCGGCAAGCGAGCCCGTCGCGGCGCCCGAGCCGGCGAGCGCGCCCGAGCCCGCCGAAGCCGCGGCGCCGAAGAAGCCGCACCGCGAGGCCGCGCCGCCGCGCAAGCCCGCGCGCGCCGCACCGCCGCCGCCCCCTCCCGCGCCTGCGCCCGCGCCGCTCGTCACGACGCGCGCGATCGAGCGCAGCCAGGTGCATGCGCTCCTCGACAGCGAAGTGCGGCGCGGCGGCAAGGTGATCGGCCGCGCGGTCGACATGACGGCCGACGCGAGCGGCGCGCCGCGCGAAATGCTCGTGAACCTGCAGGGCTTCATGGGCGTCGGCGACCGCAAGGTCAGCTTCCCGTGGAAGCTGTTCCGCTTCACGCCGGGCGGCAGGCAGGAGCCGATCGTCCTCGACATGCCGGCCGCCACGCAGTTGCCGCCCGCCGACCGTCCGAAGACGGTGCCACTGACGGCGTCGGCGCACGCGGGCACCGATCCCGGCCAGATGCGGATCATCGATGCCGACGTCGAACGCCCGAACGGCGCGAAGGTCGGCCGCGTCGTCGACGTGCTGATCGGCCGCGACGCGCGGCCGCAGGCGGTCGTGCTCGACGTCGGCGGCCTCGTCGATCCGGACCGGCACACGATCGCCGCGAACTGGTCGGCGCTGCGCTTCGCGCCGAAGGACAAGTCGCTGCGCGCGCTCCTCGATCTGAACGAAGCGCAGTTGAAGGCGTCGCCGCCCTATGCGGGCGACAAGCCGATCCTCGCCGTCTCGCCCGCCGCGCCCGCAGCCGCGCCGGCCGCCGCTCAAGCAGGTGCGAAACGATGACGGTCCGGCATGCGGTCAGCGCGCGCAGCCTGCGCGCCCTCGACTGGCTCAACTTCTTCGTCGCAAACGTGCAGACGGGCTTCGGTCCGTTCATCGCGTCGTATCTGGCCTCGCACAAATGGACCCAGGGCGAGATCGGCATGGTGCTGTCGATCGGCACGATCAGCGCGATGGTGAGCCAGGTGCCGGGGGGCGCGGCCGTCGACGCGCTGAGAAACAAGAAAGGCGCGGCCGCATGGGCGATCGCCGCGATCATCCTGTCCGCGGTGCTGCTCGCCGCGAGCCCGACCGTCGTGCCGGTGATCGCGGCCGAGGTGTTCCACGGCTTCGCGAGCTGCATGCTCGTGCCGGCGATGGCGGCGATCTCGTTCGCGCTCGTCGGCCGCGAGAGCCTCGGCGACCGGCTCGGCCGCAACGCGCGCTGGGCGTCGCTCGGCAGCGCGGTCGCGGCGGGCCTGATGGGGCTCACGGGCGAGTACTTTTCCGCGCGCGCGGTGTTCTGGCTGACGGCGGCGCTCGCGCTGCCCGCGCTCGTCGCGCTCGCGATGATCGAGCCGACCCACCACCATCGTCACGCGACGCCGCGCGCGCCCGCCGCGCGCGACGACGCCGACGAAGACGAGGAGCGCGAGACGCTGCGCGAGTTGCTGCGCGACCGGCGGATGCTGATCTTCGCCGCGTGCGTCGTGCTGTTCCACCTGTCGAACGCGGCGATGCTCAACCTCGCTGCGGGCGAAGTGACGGCGGGCATGGGCGAGAACGTCCAGCTCGTGATCGCCGCGTGCATCATCGTCCCGCAAGCGATCGTCGCGATGCTGTCGCCGTGGGTCGGCCGCTCCGCGCAGCGCTGGGGACGCCGGCCGATCCTGCTGCTCGGCTTCGCCGCGCTGCCGCTGCGCGCGCTCTTGTTCGCCGGCGTGTCGAGCCCCTACCTGCTCGTGCCGGTGCAGATGCTCGACGGCATCAGCGCCGCCGTGTTCGGCGTGATGCTGCCGCTCATCGCCGCCGACGTCGCGGGCGGCAAGGGCCGCTACAACCTGTGCATCGGGCTCTTCGGGCTCGCGGCGGGCATCGGCGCGACGCTCAGCACCGCGGTCGCGGGCTTCGCCGCCGATCACTTCGGCAACGCCACGAGCTTCTTCGGGCTTGCCGCCGCGGGCGCGCTCGCGACGCTGCTCGTCTGGTTCGCGATGCCCGAGACGCGCGACGCGGCGCTCGTCGAAGACGCGCAGCGTTCGAGCGCCGAGCCGGCGCGGTGACTGGCGCGGTGACGGCGCGCGGCGGCGCACGGCATGGTTGATGCGGCGGCGATGCACGCAGCCGCCGGCCGCCGCCGCCGTTCGCCGCCGTCGGCGCGCCGTCTCGAAGCGCACGTGGCGGCAAGCGGCGGGCGCGACGCGCCGCGCCCTTCGCCTTTCGTCCGCTCGGCATCCACCCTCGATCCCCCGATCCTCGCCTGAACGAGATGGAAACGATCAAAGCTTTCAACGACACACGTCGGCAGATCCAGCAGTCGGTGCTCGACCTGTTCAAGGGCCTGTCGCTCAAGGAGCGCCTGCTGCAAGGCGTGCTGATGGCCGTGCAGGCCGCGGGCGGCGCGTGCCTCGCGTACGGCATCGGCCGCGCGCTGCACACCGAGCAGGCCGTGTGGGCGGCGATCACCGCGATCGCGGTCACGCAGCACAACTACGCGGACACGATCAACCTGTCGCGCGACCAGTTCATCGGCGCGATGGTGGGCGGCCTGATCGGCTTTGCGGCCGCGGCGACGGGCACCGGCCACGTCGTCACGTACGCGGTCACGATCGTGACCGCGATCATCTGCTGCTGGTGCCTGAACGTCGGCAGCGCGGCGCGGCTCGGCGCGATCACCGCGACGATCGTGCTGCTGTTTCCGGGCGAAGGGCCGCTGTGGGATATCCCGCTCGTGCGGCTGGGCGAGGTGACGCTCGGCACCGCGTGCGCGATGGCGGTCGGCTGGACGATGTCGCAGATCGAGCGGCGCTGGTTCGCCAAGGATTGACGTCGCGGCAGGAGATCGACAGCAGACGGCGGAGCGCGGAGCGGAAATTGATGGACGGCGATGGACGGCGACGGGCGGCGACGCATCGCGTCCGGACCAACGGACGGACACCTCGCGCCGCCGCCACGGGCCGAGGCCGCGGCGCTCGTCCCGAATCGACCGAAAACGAAGGTGCGCGGCACCCGCTGCGCCCATGCCGCCGTGGAGCGGACGACAGACAGCGGGCGGCCGCCGCGCGCCGACCGGCTTACGGCCCGATCTGCAGAATGACGCCCGTCGAGATGCGCACGAGCAGGTAATCGCCGCCGACCCCGACCCAGTGATAGCCGCGCGGCGGCGGCGACAGATGGTACCCGCGCCAATCCTCGATCACGTACTGGCGGTCGCGGTATTCGTCGGGCAGGCGGTCGCCGCGACGCCATGCGGCATTTTCGTCGCCGCGATGCTCGCCCGGACGCGGGCCGCCGCGATCACCGTGATTACCGTGATCGCGTTCGTAATGCTTGCCGGGAGGCGGCCCGTGACGTTCGTCGCCCGGTCCGCCCGGGCCATGCGACGGTTGAGCGATTGCGAGCGACGACACGAGCGCGCCGGCAGCGACCATCGAAACCCACAGCAAACGATGTGCTTTCATCGAGTCTCTCCGTGAAAAGGCGCAACCGGCTGTCGGCGCCGGAGCGCATGGAAAAAGGTAGCACATCGCGCAGGATCCGCCCGGAATTACGGGTCGAGATGAAAAAAAGCGTGAGGCGACGCAAATCGACGGCGCATCGGCCGCGCTTGCGCGTTCCGCCTTCCCGCTTTCGTCGTCCCTGCCGTTCCTCCTTCCCGCCCCCGATTCGTCGGATCCTCCGATTCATCGGCTTCCCCGCCCCGCCCAGACTTTCCAATCCGCCTAACCCCTAACCCCGCCTGAAGATCGCGGACGGGCCACAGCCGCCTTCCCCCGCCTCTCGTCGCGAGCGCGCCATCCCGCCCCGATTGCGCGATCTCGCCAGCCGCCGCGCGACGCGCGGGTATACTCGCGCTCACCGCTCAACGCCCACCTCGCATTCAGGCACCGCTTTCATGGCAGAACCCACTCTCGGCGTCGCCCTCATCGCCCACAACGCCGCGGCCCGGCTGGCCGAATGCCTCGACGCGCTGTCGTTCGCCGACGCCGTCGTCGTCGTCGACGGCGGCAGCACCGACGCGACCGCCGAAATCGCGAAAGCGCACGGCGCGCGCGTGATCGTCGCGGCCGACTGGCCGGGATTCGGGCCGCAGAAGAATCGCGCGGTCGCCGCGCTCGACACCGACTGGGTCCTGTCGATCGATACCGACGAGATCGTCACGCCCGAACTCGCCGCATCGATCCAGGCGGCGATGCGCGCGCCGCGCGCGCAGGTCTACGCGCTCGACAGGCTGTCGAGCTTCTGCGGCCGCTGGGTACGGCACGGCGGCTGGTACCCGGACTGGGTGCCGCGGCTTTTCAGGCGCGGCGCGGCGCGCTTTTCCGACGACCTCGTCCACGAGCGGCTCGTGTTCGACGGACCGGCCGCGAAGCTCGACGGCAAGCTGCTCCACTACTCGTACGAGGACTTCGAGACGGTGCTGCGCAAGCTCGACGCGTATTCGAGCGCGGGCGCCGCACAACGGCGCGCGGCGGGCAAGCAAGGCGGATTCGCGAAGGCGCTCGGCCGCGGCGCGTGGGCGTTCGTGCGGACCTATCTGCTGCGGCGAGGGTTCCTGGACGGACGGGCGGGCTTCATGATCGCCGTGTTCAATGCGGAGACGGTCTACTACCGCTTCCTGAAGCTCGGGCATTCGCGGCCGGGGCAAACGCGCGACTGACGCGCTGCAGGGCGGCGCCGGCCACGTTTCCAAGCGAAGTTCATCGAGAAATTGCTACGCCAGTCGATGCGCCGGCCGAAGACGATGACGCATCGCGCGAGGCGGCCGCCTGCGCAGCGCCTGCGCGCCGCGCACCGGAATCGCACCGGAATCGCGCCGGCTCGGTCGCGCAACACGCATCCCGCAAGCGCGCCTCCCGCCGCCCGCCTCCCACCCGCCAGCACGCGCCCGGGCAACCGCGTCCGCGACGGCCGCCAGCACAGCGGCTCGCCGAGGCCGACGACACGCACCTACTTGCGTGCGCCGAGCTTGCTAATGTCGACCGGCACCGCAACGCCGGCCTGCGTTTTCGATGCATCGAGATCGAGCATCTCGGTCGCGATGCCGATCACGCGCGCCGACGACATTTCCGTCAAGCATCGGCTCCAGCTTTCCAGATGCCGGTCGCAGCCTTCGAGCTTGCACGGCACGCAGTCGCCTTCGCCCTGCAGCAGATAGACGTTCCCGCGCCGCCCCGAGCCGCGCAGCGGCCACGGCTCGTTGCCGGCCGGCCAGTGCGCGGGCCACGGGCCCCAGCGCGTCGGATTCGACGGCCCGAACAGCGCGATCGTCGGGACGCCGGATGCGGCTGCGACGTGCGTCGCGCCGGTGTCCGGGCCGATGAAGAGCTGCGCGCGCCGGAACATTTCGGCGCTCTCGCCGAACGACAGCTCGCCCGCCATGTTCAGCACCGGCTCGCCCGACGCCTGCGCGATCCGCGCGGCGTAATCGCGCTCGGCCTGCGCGGGACCGCCGCTCAGCGCGACCGCGAAGCCCTGGCTGCGCGCCCAGCGCACGAGGTCGACCCAGCCGTCCTCGCGCCACTGCTTGTAGCGGAACATCGGATACGGATGCAGCACGACGTACGGCTCGCCGCGCGACAGCGCGGGCGTCGCGTACAGCTTCGCGTCGAAACGCGCGCGTGCGGCAGGATCGGCGCCGATGCCGGGCGCGACGACGTCGGCGTGCGGCGTCACGCCGAGCACGTCCGCGAGCGCGAGGTTGCTCGTGACGGTATGCACGTCGCGATGCTGGTCGAGCGCGATGCCGTTCAGGATGAAGCGCGTGAGCCGCGTCACCCGCTCGGGATCGACGAGCCCGACCCGCTTGCGGCCCGCGAAGAACGCGTAGAAGCGCGCGCGATCGGAGCTGATCGCCGCGCACGCGAGGTCGTACTTGCGCCAGATGCGCAGCGCGTCGGCGATGCGCTCCTTCGGCCGCGCGCGCTGCGCGACCGTGATCACGCGGCGGATATCGGGATTGTGCTCGAGCACGCCTTCGGTGCCCCGAAACACGACCATGTCGATCTGCGCATCGGGCCAGCGCGCCTTCAGCGAACGGACGAGCGGCGTCGTCAGCAGCACGTCGCCGAGGCGGCGCGTACAGGACACGAGGATGGTGCGCGGCGGCCGGAGAAGCGTCAACTGAGCGGTCACGATGAAGGCAGGAAGAACGGGCGACTGGACATTTTAGCGAATTCGCCCCGCGCCCCCGTGCGGCACGGGCGAGCTTACGCCGACTCGAGCAGCTTCGCGACGAGCGCCTGCATGCGCGCGTTCGCCGCGCGCGGCCCGAACGATTCGATCTTGTGCGACGCATGCGCGACGAGCGCCGCGCGCAACGCGTCGTCGGCGAGCATCCGCTCGATCGCGTCCGCGAGTGCGTCGGCGTCGCCGGGCGGCACGAGGAGCCCGCCGCGGCCGCCGTCGAGCTGGTCGCGCGGCCCCGTCGGACAATCCGTCGAAATCACCGGCGTGCCGAGCGCCATCGCCTCGCCGAGCACCATCGGCAAGCCTTCGTAGCGGCTGCTCAGGATCAGCATGTCGGCCGCGCGCACGGATGGAAACGGATTCGCGCAAAAGCCGGCGAACTGCACCGCATCGCCCAGCCCGAGCTCGTCCGCGAGCTGCTCGAGCACCCGGCGGTCAGGACCGTCGCCCACCAGCACGAGCCGCGGCGCATCGGCGCGGCGCGCGCGCACCTTCGCATAGGCGCGCAGCAAGGTGCGGTGGTCCTTCTGCCCTTCGTCGAGCCGCGCGACCGACACGATGAAGCGCCCGGCCGGCAACTCGGCCGGCTCGGCCGCTCGCGCGCGCAGCGCGAGCGGATCGATCACGTTCGGCAGCTCGGTGACGGCGACGCGGGTGCTCGCGAAGAGCCGCTCCGCTTCGCGCCGCATGTCCGGCGTAAGCACCGCGAATGCCGCATAGCGCTCGTACTGGCCGATGCGCCGCGCCATGTACGACGCGCTCTTGTCGCCGAACCGCGCGGCGAAGCTGTAATGACTGACGCCGATCCATCGCGCGCCGCCCTGCCCCGCGATGCGGCGCAACGAGAAATCGAAATCGCAGACGACGTCGTAACCGCGCGCGAGCCGCAGAAAACGACGCGCGACGAGCGGCCGAATCAACGCATGCGTCGACGCCTTGTGCAGCAGTTTCTCGCCGCCGCGCAGCTTGCGCACGCGTTCGCGCTGATGCAGCGCATGCATCCAGCGCTCCGGCGTGAGCACGTGCAGCGCGACGTCGGACGGAATCGCCTTCGCGCACCAGGTCGCCAGATCCGGAGTGGGATACGTGACCGACAGCCCGATCTCGAACGCGCTGCGATCGAGCGTGTTGAGCCACGCAAGGAGCGCGGTCTCGGTGCCGCCCTTGCCGAAGTCGTCGATGTGAAACAGGATGCGCACGCGCCGCGCGCTCGTGTGGGCGACATGCGTCGACGATGCGGCGGCGGTCGCGGGAGCGGCAGGCGCCGTCATCGCGCGCCCCCGGTCCGCGACGCGCGCGAAACGCCCGCCTCGCGTTCGCCGTGGCCGAGCAGGAAGCCCGCGAACGACCAGAACGCGAGCATCGTCGTCTGCCACATGAAATCGTCGACGGTGTTCTTTGCGATCATCCCGACGACGAGCGCGAGCCCGGCCGCGGACATCGCCGGCACGTCGCGCCGCAACCGCCAGAACGCGCCGGCAAGGCTCAGGAACAGCATCGCCTCGAGCGCGACGCCGATATAGCCCGTCTGCAGCCACGTATTGAGGAACAGGTTGTGCGCGTGCGTCAGCGCCTGCGGCTCGATCTGCAGCAGCAGCGGCGGCGCATCGGCCGCGTACGCGTGCCCCGGCAGCGGCTTGCCGAAGCCGACGCCGAGCCACGCGTGGTGCTTGCCCTGCTCGGCGTAGAACGCCCAGAGCTTCGGCCGCGTGTCGGACGACAGCGTGTCGCCGAGCGCGTTCAGCTCGCCCGGCACGTAGACCCGCTGGCCCGCGACCGTGATGTCGCGCGCGGCCGACGACGCCGATGCGGCCGCCGCGGACGCCGACGGATCGCGCTCGCGCGCGCTGTATTCGAGCAGCCCGAGCGCCGCGGCGCCGAGGATCGCGATCGCGACGACGCTCACGCCGAGCCGGCGCCGATAGAGCGGGAAGAACGCGACGACGAGCGTCGCGCCGGCGGCGGGCCAAAAGAAGCGATTCAGGCTCGCGAGCCCGACGAAGCCGCTCGCGAAGAGCCCGATCGCGCCGATCGCGCGCCAGCGGACGCGCACGAGCAGCGCGGCGAAGAGCGGCATCGCGAACACGACGAGCGTGCTCGTGTGGCCGACGCGGTTGTAGAAACGGATCGGGAAGGTCGACGGCGTCGGCGGCTGCAAGCGCCCCCAGTAGAACGCGCTCAGCAGCGCGAGCAGCACGCACGCGCCCCACACGACGAGCACCGGCCATTCCGGACGCTTCACGCGCGAGCCGAAGAGCCAGAAGCCCCAGAACGTGACGAGCGGATACAGCACCTCGTCGAGCCATGCGCGCATGCTGACGTGCGGGTACAGCGACCAGCCGACCGATGCGAGGCTCCACGCGGCCCACGCGAGAACCGGCAGGACGAGCGGCCAATGCCGAAACGGCGGCCGGCTGGCCGACAGCATGCCGGCCAGCGTGCCGATGCCGATCAACGCGAGCGTCGTGTTGACGACCCCGTTCATATGGCCGAACATCACGGCGAACATCAACGTAGGACAAGCAATCCAGAGCACGCGCTCGACGCGCGATGTTGTTATCGTCATCGACTTGAACTTGATGGCGCCAG
Proteins encoded in this region:
- the rfaQ gene encoding putative lipopolysaccharide heptosyltransferase III, translated to MTLLRPPRTILVSCTRRLGDVLLTTPLVRSLKARWPDAQIDMVVFRGTEGVLEHNPDIRRVITVAQRARPKERIADALRIWRKYDLACAAISSDRARFYAFFAGRKRVGLVDPERVTRLTRFILNGIALDQHRDVHTVTSNLALADVLGVTPHADVVAPGIGADPAARARFDAKLYATPALSRGEPYVVLHPYPMFRYKQWREDGWVDLVRWARSQGFAVALSGGPAQAERDYAARIAQASGEPVLNMAGELSFGESAEMFRRAQLFIGPDTGATHVAAASGVPTIALFGPSNPTRWGPWPAHWPAGNEPWPLRGSGRRGNVYLLQGEGDCVPCKLEGCDRHLESWSRCLTEMSSARVIGIATEMLDLDASKTQAGVAVPVDISKLGARK
- a CDS encoding RcnB family protein → MKAHRLLWVSMVAAGALVSSLAIAQPSHGPGGPGDERHGPPPGKHYERDHGNHGDRGGPRPGEHRGDENAAWRRGDRLPDEYRDRQYVIEDWRGYHLSPPPRGYHWVGVGGDYLLVRISTGVILQIGP
- a CDS encoding LysR substrate-binding domain-containing protein → MRCRRAAPSAAPPSIDIDRHHCTPRQHPRRASPGGRRRGRALERGETDLLIAADFAVPRTTIARPLLRERYVMAQRKGHPGGLAPPGLDAYCALRHVIVSGDGGGFHGFMDDRPRELRRTRFVAASVRQYHLAPLVLEATDDVCALPERFLTRFAERLDLLPLPVEVEGFALAAAWHPRL
- a CDS encoding RNA polymerase sigma-70 factor; translation: MNETSRPTPSDEPFTALRPRLFSIAYRMLGTRADAEDVLQDAWLRWHQADHDALDSAEAWLVTVVTRLSIDRLRAAKAQRDAYVGWWLPEPLVDVDERTPEAAAEFADDLSVALLWVLERLSPEERAAFLLRQAFERDYAEIAQLLDKSEAACRQLVHRASTRVQQEHRRFDVTRDRHRQLVERFARAAASGERSAIQALLADDVELVGDGGGKVPSFFKVLRGALRIANLYWVVGRRNVGRIEYRLAQINGEPGLLRFIDGQIESAQAFVTDGARIVAIYAVRNPDKLAHIPTGDK
- a CDS encoding O-antigen ligase family protein, which codes for MTITTSRVERVLWIACPTLMFAVMFGHMNGVVNTTLALIGIGTLAGMLSASRPPFRHWPLVLPVLAWAAWSLASVGWSLYPHVSMRAWLDEVLYPLVTFWGFWLFGSRVKRPEWPVLVVWGACVLLALLSAFYWGRLQPPTPSTFPIRFYNRVGHTSTLVVFAMPLFAALLVRVRWRAIGAIGLFASGFVGLASLNRFFWPAAGATLVVAFFPLYRRRLGVSVVAIAILGAAALGLLEYSARERDPSASAAAASASSAARDITVAGQRVYVPGELNALGDTLSSDTRPKLWAFYAEQGKHHAWLGVGFGKPLPGHAYAADAPPLLLQIEPQALTHAHNLFLNTWLQTGYIGVALEAMLFLSLAGAFWRLRRDVPAMSAAGLALVVGMIAKNTVDDFMWQTTMLAFWSFAGFLLGHGEREAGVSRASRTGGAR
- a CDS encoding glycosyltransferase, which encodes MTAPAAPATAAASSTHVAHTSARRVRILFHIDDFGKGGTETALLAWLNTLDRSAFEIGLSVTYPTPDLATWCAKAIPSDVALHVLTPERWMHALHQRERVRKLRGGEKLLHKASTHALIRPLVARRFLRLARGYDVVCDFDFSLRRIAGQGGARWIGVSHYSFAARFGDKSASYMARRIGQYERYAAFAVLTPDMRREAERLFASTRVAVTELPNVIDPLALRARAAEPAELPAGRFIVSVARLDEGQKDHRTLLRAYAKVRARRADAPRLVLVGDGPDRRVLEQLADELGLGDAVQFAGFCANPFPSVRAADMLILSSRYEGLPMVLGEAMALGTPVISTDCPTGPRDQLDGGRGGLLVPPGDADALADAIERMLADDALRAALVAHASHKIESFGPRAANARMQALVAKLLESA
- a CDS encoding FUSC family protein, with protein sequence METIKAFNDTRRQIQQSVLDLFKGLSLKERLLQGVLMAVQAAGGACLAYGIGRALHTEQAVWAAITAIAVTQHNYADTINLSRDQFIGAMVGGLIGFAAAATGTGHVVTYAVTIVTAIICCWCLNVGSAARLGAITATIVLLFPGEGPLWDIPLVRLGEVTLGTACAMAVGWTMSQIERRWFAKD
- a CDS encoding MFS transporter → MTVRHAVSARSLRALDWLNFFVANVQTGFGPFIASYLASHKWTQGEIGMVLSIGTISAMVSQVPGGAAVDALRNKKGAAAWAIAAIILSAVLLAASPTVVPVIAAEVFHGFASCMLVPAMAAISFALVGRESLGDRLGRNARWASLGSAVAAGLMGLTGEYFSARAVFWLTAALALPALVALAMIEPTHHHRHATPRAPAARDDADEDEERETLRELLRDRRMLIFAACVVLFHLSNAAMLNLAAGEVTAGMGENVQLVIAACIIVPQAIVAMLSPWVGRSAQRWGRRPILLLGFAALPLRALLFAGVSSPYLLVPVQMLDGISAAVFGVMLPLIAADVAGGKGRYNLCIGLFGLAAGIGATLSTAVAGFAADHFGNATSFFGLAAAGALATLLVWFAMPETRDAALVEDAQRSSAEPAR
- a CDS encoding carboxymuconolactone decarboxylase family protein; translation: MAHAPRLPYPKLASKSFNALLHLSETVWSGSLDKRLVDLVFLRVSQINGCAYCIDMHWRDLVRLGVDQRHLNAVAGWREAPFFDARERIALQWAESVARIPHTDPSDAAFAELQTHFSDAEIAELGFAIATINAWNLLNVSFRNPIPETV
- a CDS encoding glycosyltransferase family 2 protein — translated: MAEPTLGVALIAHNAAARLAECLDALSFADAVVVVDGGSTDATAEIAKAHGARVIVAADWPGFGPQKNRAVAALDTDWVLSIDTDEIVTPELAASIQAAMRAPRAQVYALDRLSSFCGRWVRHGGWYPDWVPRLFRRGAARFSDDLVHERLVFDGPAAKLDGKLLHYSYEDFETVLRKLDAYSSAGAAQRRAAGKQGGFAKALGRGAWAFVRTYLLRRGFLDGRAGFMIAVFNAETVYYRFLKLGHSRPGQTRD